The following proteins are encoded in a genomic region of Corticium candelabrum chromosome 11, ooCorCand1.1, whole genome shotgun sequence:
- the LOC134186661 gene encoding HHIP-like protein 1, giving the protein MKRWSLFVISSLIVVVLSHPQCLDFLPPFSPQSPLSFCYRHSSLACCTASDDAALEWYIEDTLRVKNITILRDHPIEACYGHLRHLVCSQCSPWSQHLYDRGDLHTIRNVSLLHRLPGMCSSYCNKFFNYCSTTTDFLLQLLGDDFPSNVSDYCDNMQRSNDASYCYPFEEDAAKYERRNPETIFPMTDVCVCLKPIVSELRNPLAAVSPADGTKRLFIIEQIGVIRILLNKRLLDKPFLNISSSVVDVLVRGDERGLLGIVFHPKYKTNGRFFVYYMTWIYRMIDAVLVSRVSEFQVSSVDQNVADKNSERIVMSIDQPSWNHNGGQLLFGDDGFLYIFLGDGGSAGDPHGDIGNGQNRSSLLGSVLRIDVDHYNSSHAYSVPSCNPFVGLNNVRTEIFSYGLRNPWRCSFDRGDAITGLGRGQLFCGDVGQNRFEEVDIIEKGGNYGWRGKEGNTCYKWSQCSKIDDEKLPIFAYSHDIGSSVIGGYVYRGCSFPLLRGKYIFGDYSTGRLFTMMETGPNGKWKTDELCIADQTVCHGGLTSKIPKAILSFGEDEDGELYLLAVPRALPKQPDGTVYQIVDPYERVSPELCSTRRSRPVGVHPLPAAVDGDCTIGDMNIEIKYPDPTFVTHD; this is encoded by the exons ATGAAAAGATGGTCATTATTTGTTATCTCCtctttgattgttgttgtcttaTCCCATCCTCAGTGTCTCGACTTTCTTCCCCCATTTTCTCCTCAAAGTCCTTTGTCATTTTGCTACCGTCATTCATCACTTGCATGCTGCACTGCAAGTGATGATGCAGCACTGGAATGGTACATAGAAGATACGTTAAGAGTGAAGAATATTACCATTCTTAGAGACCATCCTATCGAGGCTTGTTATGGCCATCTGCGACATCTTGTCTGCTCTCAATGCTCTCCCTGGTCACAACATCTTTATGACCGTGGTGATTTACACACAATACGCAACGTCTCTCTTCTACATCGGTTACCAGGAATGTGTTCTTCATATTGTAATAAATTCTTCAATTATTGCTCTACTACAACTGATTTCTTACTGCAACTGTTGGGTGATGATTTTCCTTCAAATGTGAGTGACTACTGTGACAATATGCAGAGATCAAATGATGCATCCTATTGCTATCCATTTGAAGAAGATGCAGCCAAGTATGAGAGACGCAATCCGGAAACGATATTCCCGATGActgatgtgtgtgtatgcttgaAGCCTATTGTTAGTGAGTTGAGAAATCCACTGGCTGCTGTGTCGCCCGCAGATGGAACCAAAAGGCTTTTTATAATCGAACAGATTGGTGTGATTCGCATTTTGCTGAATAAGAGGCTGCTGGATAAGCCATTCCTTAATATTTCCTCCAGCGTAGTTGATGTGTTGGTTCGAGGTGATGAACGCGGATTGTTAGGCATCGTTTTTCATCcaaaatataaaacaaatgGCCGTTTCTTTGTCTACTACATGACGTGGATTTATAGAATGATAGATGCTGTTCTTGTCAGTAGGGTTTCTGAGTTCCAGGTCTCATCTGTTGATCAGAACGTTGCAGACAAGAATAGTGAGCGAATTGTGATGTCAATTGATCAACCAAGCTGGAATCACAATGGAGGACAACTGCTGTTTGGAGACGATGGATTTCTTTACATTTTTTTAGGAGATGGAGGATCAGCTGGTGATCCTCATGGTGACATAGGAAACGGACAAAACAG AAGCTCTCTGCTCGGTTCTGTGCTTCGTATTGATGTTGATCACTACAACAGTTCACATGCCTATTCGGTGCCAAGCTGCAATCCATTCGTTGGTTTAAACAATGTAAGAACGGAAATATTTAGTTATGGACTGAGAAATCCATGGAGATGCTCGTTTGATCGAGGAGATGCAATAACAG GTTTGGGTCGTGGACAACTGTTTTGTGGTGATGTTGGTCAAAATCGGTTTGAAGAAGTTGACATTATAGAGAAAGGTGGAAACTACGGTTGGAGAGGAAAAGAAGGGAATACTTGCTACAAATGGTCACAATGCTCTAAAATTG ACGATGAGAAACTGCCTATATTTGCTTATTCACACGATATTGGCAGCTCTGTTATTGGAGGTTATGTATATCGAGGCTGTTCGTTTCCATTGTTGAGAGGAAAATATATTTTTGGAGATTATTCCACAGG GAGATTATTCACAATGATGGAGACGGGcccaaatggcaaatggaagACAGACGAGTTGTGTATTGCAGATCAAACAGTTTGTCACGGTGGATTAACATCAAAAATACCAAAAGCAATACTTTCATTTGGAGAAGACGAAGATg GTGAGCTGTATCTTCTCGCTGTGCCACGTGCACTTCCCAAGCAACCAGATGGAACTGTCTACCAAATTGTGGATCCATACGA GAGAGTGAGTCCTGAATTGTGTAGCACTCGTCGCAGTCGTCCTGTGGGTGTTCATCCGTTACCTGCTGCTGTAGATGGAGATTGTACGATTGGGGAcatgaatattgaaataaaGTACCCGGATCCAACTTTTGTCACTCATGATTGA
- the LOC134186611 gene encoding coiled-coil domain-containing protein 89-like, with protein sequence MSRCPRNLRQLVSSSRQEDDEFLREKFEVLRSLAHDDRQEADMLRSRIDQQSELIAILRQRSDQSYERYESVLDLVAELSDAKEALELEVSKERKQREIIEQRFKNLNENHVQLISIKDEYKSENDTLRGNNERLKRENESLFNEIVQEKESQLSELQTRLREETERCHHMEKKQGEVEQKTETRVKQLEKTIKDLDLELSETNKSLIDKTRVVHESSKKFQEQLEMKDAVIKQLERDRDQMTVLSMERGKAIEEYQQRVRKLEDEILNLRKELESSKERFQTEMNEVSKDARIVLLTQNVTELEEKLEETKRAYEAYKKHTSMLLANEKQLNAKLRKFTL encoded by the coding sequence ATGTCTCGGTGTCCACGCAACTTGCGACAACTCGTCTCCTCTAGTCGCCAGGAAGACGATGAATTTTTGAGAGAAAAGTTTGAAGTGTTGCGATCTCTAGCTCATGATGATCGTCAAGAGGCGGATATGCTGCGATCTCGCATTGACCAACAGTCAGAGCTCATTGCCATTCTCAGACAACGGTCTGATCAGAGCTATGAGCGCTATGAAAGTGTCTTGGATCTCGTAGCGGAATTGAGCGATGCCAAGGAGGCGTTGGAGCTCGAAGTAAGCAAGGAGAGAAAACAACGAGAAATCATTGAGCAGCGATTCAAGAACTTGAATGAGAATCACGTTCAGTTGATTTCTATTAAGGACGAATATAAATCAGAAAATGACACTTTGAGGGGAAACAACGAACGACTAAAGCGAGAGAACGAGTCACTATTCAATGAGATTGTTCAGGAAAAGGAGAGTCAACTGAGTGAGCTGCAAACCCGATTGAGGGAAGAGACGGAAAGATGCCATCATATGGAAAAGAAACAAGGCGAAGTTGAGCAAAAAACAGAGACAAGAGTGAAACAATTAGAGAAGACAATCAAAGACTTAGACCTGGAGTTGtcagaaacaaacaagtcgTTGATAGATAAAACTAGAGTAGTTCATGAAAGtagcaagaaatttcaagagCAACTGGAAATGAAAGATGCTGTCATCAAACAACTTGAACGCGACAGAGATCAGATGACTGTCTTATCAATGGAAAGGGGAAAAGCAATTGAGGAATACCAACAGAGAGTAAGAAAACTTGAGGATGAAATACTAAATCTAAGAAAAGAACTTGAATCTTCTAAAGAACGATTTCAGACAGAAATGAACGAAGTTTCAAAAGATGCCAGAATCGTATTATTGACACAAAATGTGACAGAATTGGAGGAGAAACTTGAAGAAACAAAACGTGCATACGAGGCATACAAGAAACACACCTCTATGTTGCTGGCAAATGAGAAACAACTAAATGCGAAGTTGAGAAAGTTTACCTTATGA
- the LOC134187161 gene encoding uncharacterized protein LOC134187161: MADETCDVSTTEQTAVAIRYLRISSDGSREVAEDFLGFVQLKETNAEGITDALLTKLGKWNVDVSKLRGKGFDGASTMSGHISGITTRIQQALPQAKYFTHCQNHCLNLVVVNSCKDVPEVRNFMDAFRQLSFFVNNSNNRKTILKSKISLKEVDQLFGNLKEHEEEILLYSNRRLGLATLCDTRWLSPVDSLSTLLVKYNQVNNALDDIDIKSTGKSRSDTYAYMKMSEFSFILTAVMTQRNLTFVRPLSVSLQSRQCDLVEAHEECQILITTIRDERNELNFHRLFTRASSLLKDTSGEDQEPEIPRATAGKRHARKANAPATTPEEYYRSRFSDDIKGAMLAYYLLPKKLAKLTRI; the protein is encoded by the exons ATGGCTGATGAGACATGCGATGTTAGCACAACAGAACAAACGGCCGTGGCCATCAGATACCTTAGGATCAGTAGTGATGGCAGTCGTGAGGTGGCTGAAGATTTCCTTGGGTTTGTCCAGTTAAAGGAAACCAATGCTGAAGGAATTACAGATGCTCTTTTGACTAAGCTTGGAAAATGGAACGTTGATGTGAGTAAATTGAGGGGAAAGGGTTTTGATGGAGCTTCCACAATGTCAGGACACATAAGTGGAATAACAACACGCATACAACAAGCATTACCACAAGCAAAATACTTCACCCACTGTCAAAACCACTGCCTCAATCTTGTAGTAGTCAACTCATGCAAAGATGTCCCTGAAGTAAGAAACTTTATGGATGCCTTTAGGCAGTTAAGCTTCTTTgtcaataacagcaacaatagAAAAACTATCCTTAAATCAAAGATCAGTCTGAAAGAAGTGGATCAGCTCTTTGGAAACTTGAAAGAGCATGAAGAAGAGATTTTATTGTATTCTAACAGAAGGCTAGGCTTGGCAACCCTGTGTGATACCAGATGGTTGTCTCCAGTGGACTCATTGAGTACACTTCTGGTTAAGTACAATCAAGTGAATAATGCACTAGATGACATTGATATAAAATCAACGGGCAAGTCGCGGTCAGATACCTATGCATATATGAAGATGAGTGAATTTTCATTCATACTTACTGCTGTGATGACCCAGCGTAACCTTACATTCGTCAGACCACTCTCTGTTTCCCTCCAGTCTAGACAATGTGATCTTGTGGAAGCTCACGAAGAATGCCAAATTTTGATTACTACGATTAGGGATGAAAGAAATGAGTTGAATTTTCACAGATTGTTCACTAGGGCATCTAGCCTGCTGAAAGATACCTCTGGAGAAGATCAAGAGCCAGAAATCCCCCGGGCCACAGCAGGCAAAAGGCATGCTCGAAAGGCTAATGCACCAGCCACAACTCCAGAAGAGTACTACAGG AGTCGATTTTCTGATGATATAAAAGGTGCAATGCTAGCGTACTACCTATTGCCAAAGAAGTTAGCCAAGCTGACTAGGATATAG
- the LOC134186878 gene encoding NADH dehydrogenase [ubiquinone] 1 alpha subcomplex subunit 5-like, with translation MALRKSTGIVGLAVIHNSREVLIGIYQKTLKALTRLPSDAAYRRHTEETTKQRLKIAEQEESVEQIEAKINAGQIEQIIEQAEVELSLVSRMKEWAPWDPLVGKAPPTQWEWP, from the exons ATGGCACTCAGAAAG TCAACTGGTATTGTTGGATTGGCAGTCATTCACAATTCTCGAGAG GTTCTTATCGGTATTTATCAAAAAACACTGAAGGCACTGACTCGACTTCCATCAGACGCAGCTTATCGTCGCCACACGGAAGAAACGACAAAGCAAAGACTGAAGATTGCTGAACAA GAAGAGTCAGTAGAGCAAATAGAAGCAAAGATAAATGCTGGACAGATAGAACAAATCATCGAGCAG GCGGAAGTGGAGCTGAGTTTAGTATCAAGAATGAAAGAGTGGGCGCCATGGGACCCACTAGTAGGAAAGGCTCCTCCCACTCAATGGGAGTGGCCATAG